agttctattttggtttcatctgaccacatgacattctcccaatcctctgctgtatcatccatgtgctctttggcaaacttcagacgggcctggacatgcactggcttaagcagggggacacgtctggcactgcaggatttgattccctgtcggcgtagtgtgttactgatggtaacctttgttactttggtcccagctctctgcaggtcattcaccaggtctccccgtgtggttctgggatttttgctcaccgttctcatgatcattttgaccccacgggatgagatcttgcgtggagccccagatcaagggagattatcagtggtcttgtatgtcttccattttctgataattgctcccacagttgattttttcacaccaagctgcttgcctattgtagattcactcttcacagtctggtgcaggtctacaattattttcctggtgtccttcgacagctctttggtcttggccatagtggagtttggagtctgactgtttgaggctgtggacaggtgtcttttatacagataacaagttcaaacaggagccattaatacaggtaacaagtggaggacagaagagcttcttaaagaagaagttacaggtctgtgagagccagagatcttccttgtttgaagtgaccaaatacttattttccaccataatttacaaataaattctttaaaattcctacaatgtgaattccacattctgtctctcacagttgaagtgtacctacgatgaaaattacagacctctgtcatcattttaagtgggagaacttgcacaatcggtggctgactaaatacttttttgccccactgtatatgtcttgtgtttatttactgttttactcattcccagctgaatatcaggtcccaaccgcctctcacagcatcttccctatctgaatcgctcccactgccctctagtccttcactctcactttcctcatccacgaatctttcatcctcgctcaaattaatggggaaatcatcgctttctcgctccgaatcgctctcgctgctggtggccatgattgtaaacaatgtgcagatgtgaggagctccacaacctgtgacgtcacgctactcgtctgctacttccggtacaggcaaggctttttttatcagcgaccaaaagttgcgaactttatcgtcgatgttctctactaaatcctttcagcaaaaatatggcaatatcgtgaaatgatcaagtatgacacatagaatggacctgctatccccgtttaaataagaaaatcgcatttcagtaggcccttAATGTTTTCAATCATACTGCGTTTGTAGCATAACGTCATTTTCCTGTGCACATGTGTATTATGTAGGGCGTATTTTGCTTAGTCGGGATAATGTTGGAAAGTTACCAGCCTCTAACTGCGTAACCGCTGCAAACAGGCATTTATGGCCATGATGTTTCCcagtttgtgtatgtatgtgggctgCATGTTGATGCTTGTAAGAAAACAATACATACTCTGCTGTAAAATCATGACTATTGTGTCTGAGTCCATTATCTACTGAAAAATATTTCTCGCACAAGACGCATGGCATCGTCCTTGTCTTGGCTGTTGGTTAAATGTTCCTTTTCTGTCTGCAGGCCGTCCTTCCTGAGACAAGCGACTGCTGCTGGTGACACCAGATCCTCACAATCCGCCTTCTGCTCCTGGTTATCGGTGGCATACGGCAATGTGTCCATCTCGCTTATGTCCAAGTCCGTCTCCGACACGTAGGACACATTCTCACACGCCTCCTCTATTGCTTCTGTGGCCGGCTTCACTCTTTTTAACGAAGAAGCCGTTTTCCTGTACCTCTTACCAGCTGCATCCTCCATTTTACTTTCAACCTGTGTGGCAAGGCCAGGTGAGCATTATTCacaaacaagcggtagaaaatgaatgaattattatgatatactttttatttttgagGTTGTGTGTGCATCATACTGAGAGGTGCAGTAAGGAACTGGCAAACCACAAGCACCATAATGTCCACATTGTTTAATGTCTTTATCGCTTTATAAAGGCAGCATTTTTGTTACATTTAATTTGCATATAGGGTAACATGTTTCAGCCCAATATGATTACATTTCTATTTTCATTCATAAAAAACCTTGTATCTAATACATTTACTGTCTTGACAAAATAGACATACTTTagtggtgtccaaacattttttcACTGAGCAAGCAGgggccattgatatttttaattttcaaaacccatacaatatatagattttttttttaaacctttaggaGTCCCCTAAAGTTTGGTCCTGGGGGCCGGAAtgttctcagtcataaaaatgttaaaaataagtcatattgattatttaaaaaatttttctCTACATTAACTGCAGGTCTATCTGTTGatataaaaagacaaaaaaggcAACATTTTCCTCCCTCAAAAAtgtccaagtggaatatttgataataaataagtcaataatttataacaatattgattttgattcattatcatTTTTCAAGTAATAACAGCTGCATGGCAGCTCTGTCTTataagtcaacattgcaactttttctcgttacatttcgccagaggtgggaccaagtcattgttttgcaagtcacaagtaagtctcaagtctttgccctcaagtccgagtcaagtcccgagtcaagacaggcaagccccgagtcaagtccaaagtcaagactggaaagtctcaagtcaagtcctaagtcctgcattttgagtttcgagtcctttcaagtccttttaaccacagactaatatattaacacagattgtgtatgcttttcaaacgctgtatttatttattaaaacaagtgcattttaaattgcaggaaagaaaattgtgctgacattgcactttataatagcactattaaccagtcattttaaacattaactcattcctttacagaacaaacacattgaaaaattaagtgcaaatgtacttatttgtacaaaagtgttaacattgaaaaaacatgacatatacgtgaacataacaaaaaagttgtactttttatatgtcagggccctatgctgcattgcatttgcaaaagaccaaattagccaagagtctgtcagtcatttgtgcacgatgggggcgtagtatgatgccaccatggctgaaaactcgctccactggagcactggaggcaggcactgccaagactctcatggccactcggaacagtgaaggaagagtcttcatgttcaatgcccagaacaaaaggggggagagagttgttttgggttggtgcactacttgtaagtgtatcttgtgttttttatgttgatttaattaaaaaaagaaaaaaagaaaaaattatttcttgtgcggcccgataccaatcgatccacggaccagtaccgggccgcggcccggtggttggggaccactgaggtaaacaaccaacagtatgtcagaaagctagctaaaacggtacacatattcataatatagtatacattttaactgacctttattttactatttttgtctttttttaggtggctaaaatacgcggtgctgctgaccgccgtctaacgttacgtgtgatatattgactaacgtaaccctgcttaaaaaaaatcactgaacaaaaagtatgaataaggtagtgaactgcaacagattcccgtgtttgcaataacgttagcagtgagtttacagcctcactgatttaactacacagcaaataaaagtcacgttacttagccaataaacgttatcttacattcaaaacttacccttctttgtgcaacttcaaatgccggacgaagttggaagttgttgcctctccatcagtcattttcgaaccgcatgtgttgcatactgcaaaccgttttgtgttgaccacctcgtaatttttatacccaaacaaaattattttaggtatcattttttgttcactggcgtgtggtttggacatgtcttcttcgttggttgtcctgcaatttgattggatgaatgctgtgtgatgaaaacaaagtagatctaatttgattggctgttgtactgagagcacaccagctgacacacgcaacgctgatagacaagtacacaatgaaaaatacggagcgctcccgaataactttttcatctttgggttttggggaaagtagcaagtcatgtcaagtcatgtcaattcaaaaggctcaagtccaagtgaagtcacaagtcattgatgttaaagtctaagtcgagttgcaagtctttttacattttgtcaagtcgagtctaaagtcatcaaattcatgactcgagtctgactcgagtccaagtcatgtgactcgagtccacacctctgcatttCACCTGTATgtccttttattaaaaaaattgttaatagtatttttagaattaatattataaaatattattttttgggcaacgacacttaaaaaaatcccactaaaatgtttagggatccaaaaggatcATACTCATAATAGTGTTAAACATAAATACGTTATAacatacgttattttttaattcatttacttCAAACCCTTAAATTTCTAGATCATCTTTACATCTATACATTGATTataactttttattatttttcacgtttttttgttcttttctcatcgagaggagccagatgaagtggttcgggcatctggtcgggatgccacccgaacgcctccctagggaggtgttcagggcacgtccgaccagtaggaggccacggggaagacccaggacacgttgggaagactatgtctgggaacgcctcgggatcccccgggaggagctggacgaagtggctggggagagggaagtctgggcttccctgcttaggctgctgcccccgcgacccgacctcggataagcggaagaaaatggatggatggatggaagtttttttgttttgtcaaagGCAACTTTTCTTTATGGCAAAcgcacacaatatgcaatattttcccccaaaaatatttcaaagtgaagtAATTGGGCCTTAAATATGTGaattattcataataacattgtttttgattcattaatattgTTTGAGTAATGATaagctttaaagaaaaaatacagcctgcatggcagctttgtgttataagcagaggtgtggactcgagtcacatgacttggactcgagtcagactcgagtcatgaatttgatgactttagactcgacttgacaaaatgtaaaaagacttgcaactcgacttagactttaacatcaatgacttgtgacttcacttggacttgagccttttgaattgacatgacttgacatgacttgctactttccccaaaacccaaagatgaaaaagttattcgggagcgctccgtatttttcattgtgtacttgtctatcagcgttgcgtgtgtcagctggtgtgctctcagtacaacagccaatcaaattagatctactttgttttcatcacacagcattcatccaatcaaattgcaggacaaccaacaaagaagacatgtccaaaccacacgccagtgaacaaaaaaatgatacctaaaataattttgtttgggtataaaaattacgaggtggtcaacacaaaacggtttgcagtatgcaacacatgcggttcgaaaattactgatggagaggcaacaacttccaacttcgtccggaatttgaagttgcacaaagaacggtaagttttgaatgtaagataacgtttattggctaagtaacgtgacttttatttgctgtgtagttaaatcagtgaggctgtaaactcactgctaacgttataacgttattgcaaacacgggaatctgttgcagttcactaccttattcatactttttgttcagtgattttttttaagcagggttacgttagtcaatatatcacacgtaacgttagacggcggtcagcagcaccgcgtattttagccacctaaaaaaagacaaaaatagtaaaataaaggtcagttaaaatgtatactatattatgaatatgtgtaccgttttagctagctttctgacatactgttggttgtttacctcagtggtccccaaccaccgggccgtggcccggtactggtccgtggatcgattggtatcgggccgcacaagaattttttttttctttttctttttttaattaaatcaacataaaaaacacaagatacacttacaagtagtgcaccaacccaaaacaactctccccccccttttgttctgggcattgaacatgaagactcttccttcactgttccgagtggccatgagagtcttggcagtgcctgcctccagtgctccagtggagcgagttttcagccatggtggcatcatactacgcccccatcgtgcacaaatgactgacagactcttggctaatttggtcttttgcaaatgcaatgcagcatagggccctgacatataaaaagtacaacttttttgttatgttcacgtatatgtcatgttttttcaatgttaacacttttgtacaaataagtacatttgcactttatttttcaatgtgtttgttctgtaaaggaatgagttaatgtttaaaatgactggttaatagtgctattataaagtgcaatgtcagcacaattttctttcctgcaattcaaaatgcacttgttttaataaataaatacagcgtttgaaaagcatacacaatctgtgttaatatattagtctgtggttaaaaggacttgaaaggactcgaaactcaaaatgcaggacttaggacttgacttgagactttccagtcttgactttggacttgactcggggcttgcctgtcttgactcgggacttgactcggacttgagggcaaagacttgagacttacttgtgacttgcaaaacaatgacttggtcccacctctggttataagTCAATATTGCAACCTTTTTTCGTTTCATTTCACCTGTATGCTCTTTTATTATATGTTTTCAAGTTTCTTTCATAGTATTTTCATAATGTGCAGCAGGTGGTTAATAAATTAGCTGCAGGCCATAAATGGCCAGATTTTGCCATCAGTGGTTTAACTCAATATAAACAAAGCGACAACTTCCGGCAATAAAAAGGAAGACAAGGAAAAACTACGCCACCTGCTGGCCGGACCGGAGAACCACATTCTGGTGTCCCAGACATGCGACAGCAGCTTCCACCATCTCTTTTTCGTTCATACAGTATAAAATAGCCCTGGAAAAATAATGTTCAAATTTAtgttaccaaaaataaacaaGCGCAGAAGCAAAATAGTCGAACTCAAAGCTACCGTGCGGCTTTCTTCTTGGTGGTCATTCGGGGCTGCTTCTCTTTCAACCCCACGTCCTCTTTTGACATCCACGGCGGCAAAGCCCGGCGTTTGTCCGACATTTGGTCTCTTAAGGTGATTCCGTggctttatttgttgtttttagggCTTCGGCTGctgtttttgtgtaaaaaaaaaaaaatggttccgTTTTGTCAACAATAGTCCACGTTTCTACGGCGGATATGACGGATTAAAACTAAGTCACGTGATTGGGGTTAACTGAACTTCAAAGCTTCTTAGCGCCACTCAGCGGACAAATACTGCATAGCAGAAAAATAATACATTAGTCTCTTTCATTATGGTGGtgcacaaatcaatcaatcaatcaatcaatcatccatccatccatccatcttcttccgcttatccgaggtcgggtcgcgggggcagcagcctaagcagggaagcccagacttccctctccccagccacttcgtccagctcttcctgtgggaccccgaggcgttcccaggccagccgggagacatagtcttcccaacgtgtcctgggtcttccccgtggcctcctaccggtcggacgtgccctaaacacctccttagggaggcgttcgggtggcatcctgaccagatgcccgaaccacctcatctggctcctctcgatgtggaggagcagcggctttactttgagctccccccggatggcagagcttctcaccctatctctaagggagagccccgccacccggcggaggaaactcatttcggccgcttgtacccgtgatcttgtcctttcggtcataacccaaagctcatgaccataggtgaggatgggaacgtagattgaccggtaaattgagagctttgccttccggctcagctccttcttcaccacaacggatcgatacagcgtccgcattactgaagacgccgcaccgatccgcctgtcgatctcacgatccactcttccctcactcgtgaacaagatcaatcaatgtttatttatatagccctaaatcacaagtgtctcaaagggctgcacaagccacaacgacatcctcggtatagcccacataagggcaaggaaaaactcaccccagtgggacgtcgatgtgaatgactatgagaaaccttggagaggaccgcatatgtgggtaaccccccccctctagggagaccgaatgcaatggatgtcgagtgggtctaacataatattgtgagagtccagtccatagtggatccatcataacagtaagagtccagtccatagtggggtcagcaggaaaccatcccgagcggagacgggtcagcagcgcagagatgttcccaaccgatatacaggcgagcggtccaccccgggtcccgaccccggacagccagcaccccatccatggccaccggatctgtgtgtctccccacaagggataggggggagcagaggagaaaagaaaagaaacggcagatcaactggtctaaaaaaaggggggctattcaaaggctagagtatacaaatgagttttgagatgggacttaaatgtttctactgaggtagcatctctaattgttaccgggagagcattccatagtactggagccccaatagaaaacgctctacagcccgcagactttttttgggctctgggaatcactaataagccggagttctttgaacgcagatttcttgccgggacatatggtacaatgcaatcgacaagataggacggagctagaccgtgtagtattttatacgtaagtagtaaaaccttaaagtcacatcttaagtgcacaggaagccagtgcaggtgagccagtataggcgtaatatgatcaaactttcttgttcttgtcaaaagtctagcagccgcattttgtaccaactgtaatcttttaatgctagacatagggagacccgaaaataatacgttacagtagtcgagacgagacgtaacgaacgcatgaataatgatctcagcgtcgctagtggacaaaatggaacgaattttagcgatattacggagatgaaagaaaatCAAAATTGAAGTCAAAATATTCAGCTTTCCACcaataattaaaatataaatttGTTTTGATATAGTTTGGCTAATATTATGAAAGCAGCTTAATTTCGGTTTCTCAAACTGtgatctctctctttttttttttttttttttttaagcgacgACACATTCCCAAACACAATATAACCAGAGTTGGTTGTCGCTTGGTTTAATCTGGGTGTTGCAATCGCTGCGTGCGTGTTGCAATTAATACTGAGAAACTAGGAAAGTCTGATCAGCCTAAGTCACACATCTCTCACACACACGGCCCTCTGTGTCTTTTTAAAATTGACTGAAGGTTTTACTTCCACGTGCACATTATTTTGCTTTTATTAACAGTCGAGAATCCAAATTCACCAATAGCTGTTTTGTATGTGGTAATTTTTATTagatgtttacattttaatgccCATTAATGCTATTCAAGCTGACACACTTAtgagtatatatacaggtaaaagccagtaaattagaatattttgaaaaacttgatttatttcagtaattgcattcaaaaggtgtaacttgtacattatatttattcattgcacacagactgatgcattcaaatgtttatttcatttaattttgatgatttgaagtggcaacaaatgaaaatccaaaattccgtgtgtcacaaaattagaatattacttaaggctaatacaaaaaagggatttttagaaatgttggccaactgaaaagtatgaaaatgaaaaatatgagcatgtacaatactcaatacttggttggagctccttttgcctcaattactgcgttaatgcggcgtggcatggagtcgatgagtttctggcactgctcaggtgttatgagagcccaggttgctctgatagtggccttcaactcttctgcgtttttgggtctggcattctgcatcttccttttcacaataccccacagattttctatggggctaaggtcaggggagttggcgggccaatttagaacagaaataccatggtccgtaaaccaggcacgggtagattttgcgctgtgtgcaggcgccaagtcctgttggaacttgaaatctccatctccatagagcaggtcagcagcaggaagcatgaagtgctctaa
This is a stretch of genomic DNA from Nerophis lumbriciformis linkage group LG29, RoL_Nlum_v2.1, whole genome shotgun sequence. It encodes these proteins:
- the LOC133571888 gene encoding uncharacterized protein, with translation MSDKRRALPPWMSKEDVGLKEKQPRMTTKKKAARAILYCMNEKEMVEAAVACLGHQNVVLRSGQQVESKMEDAAGKRYRKTASSLKRVKPATEAIEEACENVSYVSETDLDISEMDTLPYATDNQEQKADCEDLVSPAAVACLRKDGLQTEKEHLTNSQDKDDAMRLVREIFFSR